The following proteins are co-located in the Bathymodiolus thermophilus thioautotrophic gill symbiont genome:
- the dnaE gene encoding DNA polymerase III subunit alpha, with protein MSTTEFVHLHCHSEYSVENSLIRIPKLVAQAKNLGLNAIALTDKNNLFAAIKFYKAAKGSGIKPIFGAEITLQEDQQNSSLLLLCQDRQGYLNLSELISLSYQGGQGMEGASVSLEQLQQYNQGLIMIALPVHSNVAQALIGNQIPEAQEKAIAWQQMFGDRFYLGLQRTNRVHDEQHLHLCIELGLALDIPMVATNNVEFLEKDEFEAHEARICISQGGLLDDARREKNYCDDQYLKSGEEMNTLFSDLPEVIANSVEIAKRCNVHFELNKKNYLPNFPVPEGLTMAEFFSQESETGLEKRLTGLVVDRKVYDERLTFELSVINEMDFPGYFLIVADFIRWSKDNGIPVGPGRGSGAGSLVAYVLGITNVDPIKHELLFERFLNPERVSMPDFDVDFCTDRRDEVIEYVSKKYGAEKVSQIITYGTMAAKGVVRDVGRVLGHPYGFSDRISKSIPNDLKINLSRALGRFADNDSQENKDKWFSEELKQRYDSEESVTALLDLSLKLEGLVRNVGTHAGGVLIAPSKISDFCPTYKASDEDGVVSQFDMKDVEAVGLVKFDFLGLSNLTVIDKTVKLIHAKGLSEELIDIDALSLDDEAVYKLLQACDTTGIFQLESDGMRGYLKKLQADSFEDIVAMLALYRPGPLDAGMVDDYINVKHGTQKVKYPHPMLEGILAPTNGVFLYQEQVMQSAQVMAGYSLGGADLLRRAMGKKIASEMDAQRSVFVKGAAENDIDEKKANEIFDLIDKFSGYGFNKSHSVAYAYVSYQTAWLKSHYPAAFMASVLSRMMDDTDRVSFTVNEIRAMTLTIKGPSVNESLYEFSIKDDATIIYGLGAIKGVGEALVEVLVAERDAHGEYQNLFDFCMRIEKRTLNKRALEALIYSGALDKFGIDRAVLIQTYPSAMKQAEQRQNDRSSGQSGLFAEAQGCQEYDINYESAPSFSFRRTLQLEKIVMGYYFYQHPTDEHKNDMKSLSATLPKNLTFRNNKEARVLALISEVHYRTTRKGNQMASIVLEDGQVILNAVIFSKTLETEGTSEQLNIDTVVIASGTIEKDDYRDGWQLVVNKVENIDAIKEKYAKSFDILLNHQHSKLFEQLATTLKQNQGQCPVRLYYQVKQSRGSMLLNNEYSVSPNQQLVETINALLGNNTSRINY; from the coding sequence ATGTCTACCACCGAATTTGTTCACCTTCATTGTCATAGCGAGTATTCTGTTGAAAACAGTTTGATTCGCATACCTAAATTGGTTGCTCAAGCGAAAAATTTAGGTTTAAATGCGATTGCATTAACCGATAAGAACAATTTATTTGCTGCTATTAAATTTTATAAGGCAGCAAAGGGTTCTGGCATTAAACCCATCTTTGGTGCTGAAATTACCCTTCAAGAAGATCAGCAAAATTCCTCTTTATTACTCTTATGCCAAGATCGGCAAGGCTATTTGAATTTATCCGAACTGATTTCTTTGTCTTATCAAGGGGGGCAGGGCATGGAGGGTGCAAGTGTCAGCCTTGAGCAGTTACAGCAATACAATCAAGGTTTGATAATGATAGCATTACCTGTGCATAGTAATGTGGCACAAGCATTGATTGGGAATCAAATACCTGAAGCGCAAGAAAAAGCGATTGCTTGGCAACAAATGTTTGGCGATCGGTTTTATTTAGGCCTGCAACGCACTAATCGTGTCCACGATGAGCAACACTTACACCTTTGCATTGAGTTAGGCTTGGCGCTTGATATTCCTATGGTGGCAACCAATAATGTGGAATTTTTGGAGAAGGATGAATTTGAGGCGCATGAGGCACGCATTTGTATCTCCCAAGGTGGCTTGTTGGATGATGCGCGGCGTGAAAAGAATTATTGTGATGACCAGTATTTAAAATCTGGTGAGGAAATGAACACATTGTTTTCCGACTTGCCTGAAGTTATTGCCAATAGTGTTGAAATTGCCAAGCGTTGCAATGTGCATTTTGAATTAAACAAAAAGAATTATTTGCCAAATTTCCCTGTGCCCGAGGGCTTGACTATGGCAGAATTCTTTTCTCAAGAATCTGAAACTGGTTTAGAGAAGCGTTTAACGGGGCTTGTTGTTGATAGAAAAGTTTATGATGAGCGCTTAACATTTGAACTTTCAGTGATCAATGAGATGGATTTTCCTGGTTATTTCTTAATCGTTGCCGATTTCATTCGCTGGTCTAAAGACAATGGCATACCGGTAGGCCCCGGTCGTGGTTCGGGCGCAGGTTCACTGGTGGCATATGTCTTGGGGATTACTAATGTTGACCCGATTAAACACGAGTTGCTGTTTGAGCGTTTTTTAAATCCTGAGCGGGTTTCTATGCCAGATTTCGATGTAGATTTTTGCACCGATAGGCGTGATGAGGTTATTGAATATGTGTCGAAAAAATATGGCGCTGAAAAAGTTTCTCAAATCATTACTTACGGCACGATGGCTGCCAAAGGTGTGGTGCGTGATGTGGGGCGTGTTTTAGGGCATCCGTATGGTTTTAGTGACCGTATTTCAAAATCGATACCCAATGATTTAAAAATTAATTTGTCACGCGCATTAGGGCGTTTTGCAGACAATGATTCTCAAGAAAATAAAGACAAATGGTTTTCAGAGGAATTAAAACAAAGATACGATTCCGAGGAAAGCGTTACAGCCTTGCTTGACTTGTCCTTAAAACTAGAAGGTTTGGTGCGAAATGTAGGCACACATGCGGGTGGCGTACTCATTGCACCAAGCAAGATTAGTGATTTCTGCCCAACTTACAAAGCCAGCGATGAAGACGGTGTGGTTTCACAATTTGATATGAAAGATGTTGAGGCAGTTGGACTGGTTAAGTTTGATTTCTTGGGCTTGTCAAATTTAACGGTTATTGATAAAACCGTCAAACTTATTCACGCCAAAGGATTGAGCGAAGAATTGATAGATATTGATGCCTTATCGCTAGACGATGAAGCCGTGTATAAATTATTGCAAGCTTGTGATACCACCGGTATTTTTCAATTAGAGTCAGATGGAATGCGCGGTTATTTAAAGAAATTACAAGCAGACTCTTTCGAAGATATCGTTGCAATGCTAGCCCTATATCGCCCAGGTCCACTGGATGCAGGCATGGTAGATGATTATATTAATGTTAAGCATGGCACGCAAAAAGTGAAATACCCACACCCAATGCTGGAAGGGATTTTGGCACCAACCAACGGCGTATTTTTATACCAAGAACAGGTGATGCAATCTGCCCAAGTAATGGCAGGATATTCGTTAGGTGGTGCAGATTTACTTCGCCGTGCAATGGGCAAAAAAATTGCCTCCGAAATGGATGCACAGCGCAGTGTATTTGTCAAAGGTGCGGCAGAAAATGACATTGACGAGAAAAAAGCCAATGAAATTTTTGATTTGATTGACAAGTTTTCAGGCTATGGTTTTAACAAATCTCACTCCGTAGCATACGCTTATGTCTCCTATCAAACCGCATGGCTAAAATCACATTATCCCGCCGCCTTTATGGCATCTGTACTTTCAAGAATGATGGATGACACAGACAGGGTCAGCTTTACTGTGAACGAAATTAGAGCCATGACACTCACCATTAAAGGCCCAAGTGTTAATGAATCTTTATATGAATTTAGCATTAAAGATGATGCAACCATCATTTATGGTTTGGGCGCAATTAAAGGCGTGGGTGAAGCCTTAGTTGAAGTGCTGGTTGCCGAGCGTGATGCTCATGGCGAATATCAAAATTTATTCGATTTCTGTATGCGTATAGAAAAAAGAACACTCAACAAACGCGCACTTGAAGCATTAATTTATAGCGGTGCTTTAGATAAATTTGGCATTGATAGAGCCGTTCTAATTCAAACTTATCCCAGCGCAATGAAACAAGCAGAGCAACGACAAAACGACCGCTCAAGCGGGCAAAGTGGCTTGTTTGCCGAGGCACAGGGCTGTCAGGAATATGACATAAATTACGAATCAGCACCGTCATTTTCATTCAGAAGAACCTTGCAGCTTGAAAAGATCGTCATGGGCTATTATTTTTATCAACATCCCACAGATGAGCATAAAAATGACATGAAATCCCTCAGTGCCACGCTACCCAAAAATCTCACTTTTAGAAACAATAAAGAAGCCCGCGTGCTGGCACTTATCTCCGAAGTGCATTACCGAACCACAAGAAAAGGCAACCAAATGGCATCCATTGTCCTTGAAGATGGTCAAGTGATACTAAACGCCGTCATTTTCTCCAAAACACTAGAAACAGAAGGCACCAGCGAGCAGTTAAATATCGATACTGTTGTCATTGCCTCTGGAACCATTGAAAAAGACGATTACCGAGACGGATGGCAACTGGTCGTTAATAAAGTTGAAAATATCGACGCAATCAAAGAAAAATACGCCAAAAGTTTCGATATCTTACTCAACCACCAACATTCAAAATTATTTGAACAACTTGCCACCACACTTAAGCAAAATCAAGGTCAATGCCCAGTCAGATTGTATTATCAAGTCAAGCAATCCCGAGGCTCCATGTTATTAAACAACGAATACTCTGTCAGCCCAAATCAACAATTAGTAGAAACAATCAACGCCCTATTAGGCAACAACACCAGCCGTATTAACTACTAG
- a CDS encoding DUF1059 domain-containing protein, with protein MKTMTCNQLGGACEKEFCAETFEEMAEMSKQHGMEMFKEQDEAHLNAMNKMQTLMKVPGKMEEWFELKRKEFEALPNG; from the coding sequence ATGAAAACAATGACCTGTAATCAACTTGGTGGTGCATGTGAAAAAGAATTTTGTGCTGAGACATTTGAGGAAATGGCTGAGATGAGCAAGCAGCATGGGATGGAGATGTTTAAAGAGCAGGATGAAGCGCATTTGAATGCTATGAATAAAATGCAAACCCTGATGAAGGTGCCGGGGAAAATGGAAGAGTGGTTTGAGTTAAAACGCAAAGAATTTGAGGCATTGCCTAACGGCTAG
- a CDS encoding RDD family protein gives MEEKDHNALQENVENKLILASRWRRLWASTLDAIIIAIVAMPAIYFTDGFNNISNATSLSIAYTLLLSIFSIVIFIVLNGKLLINKGQTIGKKALGIKIVTLTGERLSVKEHLLKRYGTYFLTGQIPIIGPPLSIINVLIIFGKKRRCAHDYFAGTMVVNCR, from the coding sequence ATGGAAGAAAAAGATCACAATGCTTTACAAGAAAATGTTGAGAATAAGTTAATTTTGGCAAGTCGGTGGCGTCGATTATGGGCGTCGACACTAGATGCAATAATCATCGCAATTGTTGCAATGCCTGCAATATATTTCACAGATGGCTTTAATAATATTTCTAACGCCACCTCATTATCAATTGCTTATACCTTGCTTTTGAGTATCTTTTCGATTGTAATTTTTATAGTCTTAAATGGGAAATTACTTATAAACAAAGGGCAAACAATTGGAAAAAAGGCTTTAGGTATAAAAATAGTAACGCTAACAGGTGAACGCCTTAGCGTCAAAGAACATCTGTTAAAAAGATATGGCACTTACTTTTTAACAGGTCAAATTCCCATTATTGGGCCACCTCTCTCAATCATTAATGTTTTGATAATTTTTGGAAAGAAAAGGCGCTGCGCCCATGATTATTTTGCAGGCACAATGGTTGTTAATTGCCGATAA
- a CDS encoding PIN domain-containing protein, which yields MIHVILDTNIYRKNPNRENLDFKALEELAKANSIRLHIPYVVLREFQTQQKEIYLKAHSKVISGLSKLSEKQLNTDILNKLEILKDLLEDELENTLSNTENQITNWANNIGANLYPLCLEQANAALEAYFQGTPPLKSIKKREDIPDSFIVQSIFKLNKENNDIHVVSGDNKIKDTFSNEGEITTYNSLSDFIKSDLIQAELKDTDFIISQLIEAIRQHEKKCREITNFISNNIGETIMWKTFTDQSIPDDNNEATISGYEEVEHIDLDFSEIRYYGNGQFGIPFNLTITVSAYYYIFKSDYYMISDEEHAPPSVTDHNDHYFEAEDEFKLNVVGLASISLNINNINLENISEYITKYNIDEITDIEKY from the coding sequence TTGATTCATGTAATTTTAGATACAAATATATATCGTAAAAATCCAAACAGAGAAAATCTAGATTTCAAAGCCCTTGAAGAACTTGCGAAGGCAAATAGCATTCGCCTTCATATTCCGTATGTGGTACTACGTGAATTTCAAACACAGCAAAAAGAAATATATTTAAAGGCTCATTCCAAGGTAATATCGGGATTATCAAAACTATCTGAAAAGCAATTAAATACAGATATATTAAATAAATTAGAAATATTGAAGGATCTTCTTGAGGATGAATTAGAAAACACACTGTCTAATACTGAGAATCAAATAACTAACTGGGCTAATAATATAGGTGCAAATTTATATCCACTTTGCTTAGAACAAGCTAACGCTGCATTGGAAGCTTATTTTCAAGGTACCCCACCTTTAAAATCAATCAAAAAACGAGAAGATATTCCTGACAGCTTTATTGTGCAATCAATATTTAAACTCAATAAAGAAAATAATGACATTCATGTTGTTTCAGGAGATAACAAGATAAAAGATACATTCTCAAACGAAGGGGAGATTACTACTTATAACAGTCTTTCGGACTTTATAAAATCTGATCTCATACAAGCAGAACTGAAAGATACAGATTTTATTATTAGTCAACTGATAGAAGCGATAAGGCAACATGAAAAGAAATGTAGAGAAATTACAAACTTTATTTCAAATAATATTGGCGAAACTATTATGTGGAAAACATTTACCGATCAATCAATACCCGATGATAATAATGAAGCCACTATAAGTGGCTATGAAGAGGTGGAACATATTGATCTAGACTTTTCAGAAATAAGATATTATGGAAACGGTCAATTTGGAATTCCATTCAACTTAACAATAACAGTGTCGGCTTATTATTATATATTCAAATCAGATTATTATATGATTTCTGATGAAGAGCACGCTCCTCCGTCAGTTACAGACCATAATGACCATTATTTTGAAGCTGAGGATGAATTCAAATTAAATGTCGTTGGTTTGGCATCAATCTCTCTCAACATTAACAACATCAACTTAGAGAATATATCAGAATACATAACTAAATATAATATTGATGAAATTACAGATATAGAAAAGTATTAA
- a CDS encoding DNA internalization-related competence protein ComEC/Rec2, whose protein sequence is MALSLGFFLLGFTWMGIISAQTLSTQIKESYLNKPILVTGKVVELPKNTTRNTKFIFKAHSPFQGKLKLAWYHHSPNLRTGDAWQLLVKIKHNNSYQNLGGFDYEKWLFYKRIDVTGYVRASPSNQRIDDANQTLSIDQIRQAIRHSLAPILQQQEFGGIINALIIGDRSLISTKHWALFKATNTTHLSVISGLHIGLISGFMFLLIQFLWRYSMRLSRVMPSQVAAAFFGLGSAFVYALIAGFSVPTGRAFIMASVLFLAIIFRRHHNTWQLYGIALFLVLANDPLNIFSVGFWLSFYVVAVIIYGSHQHQDKSWLYRLIYLQLLINLATLPLTIWFFSAGSIVSPIANLIAIPIFSFAVIPLALIGALLHFTGLAYLSVMVFSIANQILLYLTKILEQLQQFEFNQWHYSQTSLVDLTLFILAMFIALSPKGLKLRWLSIPILGLLFLTPNHTIKHNSMLVTTLDVGQGLAHVIQTRNHILLFDTGARYASGFDLGDSVITPYLRAKHIQHLDKVIISHDDNDHIGGLNNILQNFDITEILSSVPEKIPTKATNCQAGQNWTWDGVLFEILSPNKKSKLTDNNASCVLKVSNQKYSILLTGDIEKATERHLVQNFTKKLKSTVLISPHHGSKTSSTQAFLTAVSPTLVIISSGFQNRFHHPHKTILQRYQANNIQTLQTQCSGQIDLLFTHDINIKEYRKDAKRYYLRQCY, encoded by the coding sequence GTGGCTTTAAGTTTGGGATTTTTCTTGCTTGGTTTTACCTGGATGGGCATTATATCAGCACAAACCCTAAGCACTCAAATCAAAGAATCTTACCTTAACAAACCCATTTTAGTAACCGGTAAAGTTGTCGAATTGCCTAAAAATACCACCCGCAATACCAAGTTTATCTTTAAAGCACACAGTCCTTTTCAAGGGAAATTAAAACTGGCTTGGTATCACCACTCTCCCAATTTACGCACAGGCGATGCTTGGCAATTGCTCGTCAAAATCAAACACAATAACAGTTATCAAAATCTAGGGGGATTTGATTATGAAAAATGGTTGTTTTACAAACGCATTGATGTCACTGGATATGTGCGAGCTTCGCCCTCCAATCAGCGCATTGATGATGCCAATCAAACGCTATCCATAGACCAAATTAGGCAAGCCATCCGCCATTCTCTCGCCCCTATTCTGCAACAACAAGAATTCGGTGGCATTATCAATGCACTGATTATTGGCGACCGTTCTTTGATTTCCACCAAGCATTGGGCGTTATTTAAAGCCACTAATACCACGCACTTGAGCGTTATTTCTGGCTTACATATTGGGCTTATTTCTGGCTTTATGTTCTTGTTGATACAATTTTTGTGGCGATATTCTATGCGCTTAAGCAGGGTAATGCCTTCGCAAGTTGCTGCTGCATTTTTTGGCCTTGGGTCGGCATTTGTATATGCATTGATTGCTGGATTTTCTGTCCCAACAGGTCGTGCTTTTATTATGGCAAGTGTGCTTTTTCTGGCAATTATTTTTAGACGCCATCACAATACTTGGCAATTATATGGCATAGCATTGTTCTTGGTATTGGCCAACGACCCGCTAAATATTTTTAGTGTCGGGTTTTGGTTGTCCTTTTATGTGGTTGCCGTGATTATCTATGGCAGTCACCAACATCAGGATAAATCTTGGCTTTATCGCCTCATTTACCTACAATTATTGATCAATCTTGCCACCCTGCCACTCACCATCTGGTTCTTTTCAGCAGGCTCTATAGTCTCCCCCATTGCCAACTTAATTGCTATTCCAATCTTCAGTTTTGCCGTTATCCCACTTGCTCTAATCGGGGCGTTATTGCACTTTACTGGATTGGCTTATTTGTCGGTCATGGTTTTTTCAATTGCCAATCAAATCTTGCTTTATTTAACAAAAATATTAGAACAACTACAACAATTTGAATTTAATCAATGGCATTATTCACAGACTTCACTGGTTGATTTAACCCTCTTCATCCTAGCAATGTTTATCGCCCTATCGCCTAAAGGGCTCAAACTACGCTGGCTATCCATCCCCATTTTAGGACTGCTATTCTTAACACCAAACCACACGATAAAACACAATTCAATGCTCGTGACTACACTGGATGTTGGACAAGGATTGGCACATGTCATACAAACCCGTAACCATATTTTATTATTTGACACTGGCGCAAGATACGCCTCTGGCTTTGATCTTGGCGATAGCGTCATTACCCCCTACCTTCGAGCAAAACACATTCAGCACTTAGACAAAGTGATTATTTCCCACGATGATAACGACCACATTGGCGGACTTAACAACATTTTACAAAACTTCGACATCACCGAAATACTCAGCTCCGTACCCGAAAAAATCCCAACCAAAGCCACAAATTGCCAAGCAGGGCAAAACTGGACATGGGACGGCGTCCTCTTCGAAATCCTCAGCCCCAACAAAAAATCCAAACTCACAGACAACAACGCCTCCTGCGTCCTAAAAGTCTCCAACCAAAAATACAGTATCCTACTCACCGGCGACATCGAAAAAGCAACCGAACGCCACCTCGTACAAAACTTTACAAAAAAACTCAAAAGCACCGTCCTAATCTCACCCCACCACGGCAGCAAAACCTCCTCCACCCAAGCATTCCTCACCGCCGTATCCCCCACCCTAGTCATCATCTCCAGCGGCTTTCAAAACCGCTTCCACCACCCCCATAAAACCATTCTACAACGCTACCAAGCCAACAACATCCAAACCCTCCAAACCCAATGCTCTGGACAAATCGACCTCCTCTTCACTCACGACATAAACATCAAAGAATATCGTAAAGATGCCAAACGCTACTACCTTCGACAATGTTATTAA
- the coaBC gene encoding bifunctional phosphopantothenoylcysteine decarboxylase/phosphopantothenate--cysteine ligase CoaBC, producing MTLTNKNIILGVSGSIAAYKAPDIVRRLQDLGAEVRVVLTQNGAQFVTELSLQVTSKNKVHHNLWDPEMALSMGHIELAKWADVVLIAPASANTIANLTSGKASDLLGNIILASNCPLLIAPAMNQQMYAADSVQENLKTLLERQITIIQPDNGKQACGDIGAGRLADATDIAQQVGALFQHTKLSGKKILITLGATIEAIDPVRYLSNHSSGKMGSALADACIEAGAKVTLVYGNISVPLNQKATAISATSAEEMYQAVMANIATQDFFIACAAVSDYRVKNVEKNKIKKSNQALILELIPTADILKDVCQLTHKPICIGFAAETQNLMENAENKLKNKGCDAIILNDVSGTDFGFKSEENEVVFLTSKSSLKIEKNSKQKIARKIVETLSENFL from the coding sequence ATGACTTTAACCAATAAAAACATTATTCTTGGCGTCAGTGGCTCAATTGCCGCTTACAAAGCACCCGATATTGTGCGTCGATTGCAAGATCTAGGGGCTGAGGTGCGTGTTGTGCTAACGCAAAATGGTGCGCAATTCGTCACGGAATTGTCACTCCAAGTAACTTCTAAAAACAAAGTTCATCATAATTTATGGGATCCAGAAATGGCATTGTCCATGGGGCATATTGAATTGGCAAAATGGGCAGATGTGGTTTTAATCGCCCCTGCTAGCGCTAACACAATTGCCAATTTGACCTCAGGCAAGGCAAGCGATTTGCTTGGCAATATCATTCTAGCAAGCAATTGCCCCCTCTTAATTGCACCGGCAATGAATCAACAAATGTATGCTGCTGATAGCGTGCAAGAAAATTTAAAAACCTTGTTGGAACGCCAAATAACCATCATTCAACCTGACAATGGCAAACAAGCTTGTGGCGATATTGGCGCAGGTCGTTTGGCTGATGCCACGGATATCGCCCAACAAGTCGGCGCACTTTTTCAACACACCAAACTGAGTGGCAAAAAAATATTGATTACTTTGGGTGCAACCATTGAGGCCATAGACCCCGTGAGATATTTATCCAACCATTCTAGTGGCAAAATGGGGTCGGCACTTGCTGATGCTTGCATTGAAGCAGGTGCAAAAGTAACCCTTGTGTATGGCAATATCAGCGTCCCTCTTAACCAAAAAGCTACCGCAATTTCCGCAACAAGTGCTGAAGAAATGTACCAAGCGGTGATGGCGAATATTGCCACACAAGATTTTTTTATTGCTTGTGCGGCGGTGAGTGATTACCGTGTCAAAAATGTGGAAAAAAATAAAATTAAAAAATCCAATCAAGCTTTAATTTTAGAGTTAATACCCACAGCAGATATTTTAAAAGATGTGTGCCAATTAACACACAAACCCATTTGCATTGGCTTTGCCGCAGAAACACAGAATTTGATGGAAAATGCTGAAAATAAGCTGAAAAACAAAGGGTGTGATGCCATTATTCTAAACGATGTTTCTGGTACTGATTTTGGCTTTAAAAGTGAGGAAAATGAGGTGGTATTTTTAACCTCAAAAAGTAGCCTAAAAATTGAAAAAAACAGCAAGCAAAAGATTGCCCGAAAAATTGTTGAAACACTGAGTGAAAATTTTTTATAA
- the ribD gene encoding bifunctional diaminohydroxyphosphoribosylaminopyrimidine deaminase/5-amino-6-(5-phosphoribosylamino)uracil reductase RibD yields the protein MVATFSKNDIHCMSLALKLAHKGQYGVKSNPMVGCVITKNNDIIARGYHQTFGAAHAEVNALAQINHQANDTTLYVTLEPCAHQGKTPPCVQAIIDAGVKKVIVATLDPNPLVGGKGVTMLETAGIEVAIGLLENEAKQLNRAFIKRMETGLPFVTCKIAMSLDGKTAMASGESKWITGEAARLDVQKLRAKNQAIMTGSGTILADNPSMTVRLDNISNTPLRVVVDGKNQITSPHLNIFSTDASTQVFNPENTKINDTGKLDLHDILTQLATQDINSVLLEAGPGLIGAMVTTRLIDEFVIYTAPILMGSDANSMMNLSIQKMNNKLELNIQDIRMVGKDIKTTATLK from the coding sequence ATTGTGGCAACTTTTTCAAAAAATGATATACATTGTATGTCGCTGGCGCTCAAACTGGCGCATAAGGGTCAATACGGTGTGAAATCTAATCCTATGGTAGGCTGTGTTATTACTAAGAATAATGACATTATTGCCCGAGGCTATCATCAAACTTTTGGCGCCGCCCATGCAGAAGTTAATGCGCTGGCACAAATTAATCATCAGGCAAACGATACTACTTTATATGTAACCTTAGAGCCCTGCGCCCACCAAGGCAAAACACCGCCATGTGTGCAAGCCATTATTGATGCGGGGGTTAAAAAAGTAATTGTCGCCACACTTGACCCCAATCCCTTAGTCGGTGGCAAGGGGGTAACAATGCTGGAAACTGCTGGCATTGAAGTTGCCATTGGACTGCTTGAAAATGAAGCCAAGCAACTTAACCGTGCTTTTATAAAGCGTATGGAAACGGGATTGCCTTTTGTTACTTGTAAAATCGCCATGAGTTTGGATGGAAAAACCGCCATGGCATCTGGCGAAAGCAAGTGGATCACAGGAGAGGCAGCGAGACTTGATGTGCAAAAATTACGCGCTAAAAATCAAGCAATTATGACGGGTTCTGGCACAATATTGGCAGACAATCCATCAATGACGGTGCGACTTGACAATATAAGCAACACGCCACTTCGTGTGGTGGTGGATGGCAAAAATCAAATTACCAGCCCCCATCTTAATATTTTTTCAACAGATGCCAGCACCCAAGTATTTAACCCTGAAAATACCAAAATCAATGACACTGGCAAATTAGATTTACACGACATTCTTACACAATTAGCCACACAAGATATTAACAGTGTTTTGCTTGAGGCAGGGCCCGGTTTAATTGGTGCCATGGTGACAACTAGGCTGATTGATGAATTTGTCATCTACACAGCACCAATACTAATGGGCAGTGATGCTAATTCTATGATGAATCTCTCCATTCAAAAAATGAATAATAAGTTAGAACTCAACATTCAAGACATTAGAATGGTCGGTAAAGATATTAAAACAACCGCAACCTTAAAATGA
- the recA gene encoding recombinase RecA, with protein sequence MDEQKKQALKAALAQIDKQFGKGSVMFLGDEGAQTDIEAVSTGSLSLDIALGIGGLPRGRVVEIYGPESSGKTTLTLHVIAEMQKLGGTAAFIDAEHALDPQYAKKLGVNTDELLISQPDTGEQALEITDMLVRSGGVDIVVVDSVAALTPKAEIEGEMGASHMGLQARLMSQALRKLTSNIKKTNTMVIFINQLRMKIGVMFGNPETTTGGNALKFYASVRLDIRRIGAIKKGDEILGNETRVKVLKNKVAAPFKQAEFQILYNEGISRESEIIDLGVKHGFVEKAGAWYSIGSERIGQGKDNARDYLKQNIELSQKIEGQIREKLMAKDDDLNQETDSE encoded by the coding sequence GTGGACGAGCAGAAAAAACAGGCCCTAAAAGCCGCATTGGCGCAAATTGACAAGCAGTTCGGCAAAGGCTCTGTTATGTTTTTGGGCGATGAGGGAGCGCAAACAGATATTGAGGCGGTTTCTACTGGTAGTTTGAGTTTGGATATTGCACTCGGCATTGGCGGATTGCCTCGTGGGCGTGTGGTTGAAATTTATGGCCCCGAATCATCTGGTAAAACCACCTTAACCCTACATGTTATTGCAGAAATGCAAAAACTTGGCGGTACAGCCGCATTCATTGACGCAGAACACGCACTTGATCCACAATATGCCAAAAAACTTGGCGTCAATACAGACGAATTACTAATTTCCCAACCCGACACAGGCGAGCAAGCATTAGAAATCACCGATATGTTAGTGCGTTCAGGTGGCGTTGATATCGTAGTCGTAGATTCGGTAGCCGCATTGACACCCAAGGCTGAGATTGAAGGCGAAATGGGTGCATCACACATGGGTTTGCAAGCGCGTTTAATGTCTCAAGCGCTGAGAAAACTCACTTCCAATATTAAGAAAACCAACACCATGGTGATTTTCATCAACCAATTGCGAATGAAAATTGGCGTTATGTTCGGCAACCCCGAGACCACCACAGGTGGCAATGCCCTAAAATTTTATGCCTCAGTGCGTTTAGACATTCGTCGCATCGGCGCCATTAAAAAAGGCGATGAAATCTTAGGCAACGAAACCCGTGTCAAAGTATTAAAAAACAAAGTAGCAGCCCCATTCAAACAAGCAGAATTTCAAATTCTTTACAACGAAGGTATTTCTCGTGAAAGTGAAATTATTGATTTGGGTGTCAAACACGGATTTGTCGAAAAAGCAGGCGCATGGTATAGCATTGGCAGTGAGAGAATTGGACAAGGCAAAGACAACGCCAGAGATTACCTCAAACAAAACATCGAACTGAGTCAAAAAATTGAAGGCCAAATCCGTGAAAAACTCATGGCCAAAGATGACGATTTAAATCAGGAGACAGATTCTGAATAA